From the Lolium rigidum isolate FL_2022 chromosome 2, APGP_CSIRO_Lrig_0.1, whole genome shotgun sequence genome, one window contains:
- the LOC124687380 gene encoding pentatricopeptide repeat-containing protein At1g74900, mitochondrial-like has protein sequence PSARQIAALVLNHPSSTLTTASARSLSASLLAAAPALPTPVANSVLKLLWHHAPRALLFFHSLLHLPARAHTVSPCTIDLALDLSARLRHPRQLTSSILALFPRLRLPYTPRTFPILFERFAASQRRPDVAVRLFLSLHRSHRVTQDLPLFNSLLDALAKSRHAAKAASLVRALQGRFPPDVVTYNTLADGWCRVKDTSRALDLLRQMAESGITPTKTTYNIILKGFFRAGQIQHAWSFFLQMKKRGSKDESCKPDIVSYTTVIHGLGLAGQLDKARKLFDEMSQEGCCTPSVATYNALIQVICKKGNVEDALTVFDDMVQQDLIPNVVTYTVLIRGLCHAAKIDQATKLMERMKSEGCEPVVQTYNVLIRYSFEEGEIDKALCLFERMSKGEDCLPNQDTYNIIISAMFVRKRAEDMAMAARMVMDMVERGYLPRRFMLNRVLNGLMLTGNQQISRDLLRMQEKYRRLRREIRL, from the coding sequence CCATCCGCTCGACAAATCGCCGCCCTCGTGCTCAACCACCCGTCGTCCACCCTCACCACCGCGTCGGCGCGCTCCCTCTCGGcgtccctcctcgccgccgcgccggcgcTCCCGACGCCCGTGGCCAActccgtcctcaagctcctctggcACCACGCCCCGCGCGCGCTCCTCTTCTTCCACTCGCTCCTCCACCTCCCCGCCCGCGCGCACACCGTCTCCCCCTGCACCATCGACCTCGCGCTCGACCTCTCCGCGCGCCTCCGCCACCCGCGCCAGCTCACCAGCTCCATCCTCGCGCTCTTCCCGCGCCTCCGCCTGCCCTACACCCCGCGCACCTTCCCCATCCTCTTCGAGCGCTTTGCCGCGTCGCAGCGCAGGCCCGACGTCGCCGTCCGCCTCTTCCTCTCGCTCCACCGCTCCCACCGCGTCACGCAGGACCTGCCCCTCTTCAACTCCCTCCTCGACGCGCTCGCCAAGTCGCGCCACGCCGCCAAGGCCGCCTCCCTCGTCCGCGCCCTCCAGGGCCGCTTCCCGCCGGACGTGGTCACCTACAACACCCTCGCCGACGGGTGGTGCCGCGTCAAGGACACCTCCCGCGCGCTCGACCTGCTGCGGCAGATGGCCGAGTCAGGCATCACCCCCACCAAAACCACCTACAACATCATCCTCAAGGGCTTCTTCCGCGCTGGACAGATACAGCACGCGTGGAGCTTCTTCCTCCAGATGAAGAAGCGGGGGAGCAAAGACGAGAGCTGCAAGCCCGACATCGTTTCCTACACGACAGTCATCCATGGGCTGGGTCTAGCTGGGCAGCTCGACAAAGCTCGCAAGCTGTTCGATGAAATGTCTCAAGAAGGATGCTGCACACCATCAGTGGCCACTTACAACGCGCTTATTCAAGTCATATGTAAGAAGGGAAACGTGGAGGATGCATTGACGGTGTTTGATGATATGGTCCAGCAGGATCTCATACCTAATGTGGTCACCTATACCGTCTTGATCCGGGGCCTCTGCCATGCTGCGAAAATCGACCAAGCTACGAAGCTGATGGAGAGGATGAAGAGTGAAGGCTGCGAGCCTGTCGTTCAGACGTACAATGTTCTAATAAGGTATTCATTTGAGGAAGGGGAGATCGACAAGGCCTTGTGTTTGTTTGAGAGGATGAGCAAAGGGGAGGACTGCTTGCCCAACCAAGATACCTACAATATCATAATAAGCGCAATGTTTGTGCGCAAGAGGGCCGAGGACATGGCAATGGCTGCGAGGATGGTGATGGACATGGTGGAGAGAGGCTACTTGCCCAGAAGGTTCATGCTCAACCGTGTCCTCAATGGGTTGATGCTGACAGGGAATCAGCAGATTTCTAGAGATCTCTTGAGGATGCAAGAGAAATATAGACGCCTGCGACGAGAAATAAGACTGTGA